From Synoicihabitans lomoniglobus, the proteins below share one genomic window:
- a CDS encoding ATP-dependent helicase, whose protein sequence is MDFILDRDDDAPTGPGYPPIDFRAALNDEQFNAVTAPPGPLLVLAGAGSGKTRTLTYRVAWLLHQGVPPGEIMLLTFTNKASKEMLHRVHDLTGEDARRFWGGTFHSLGNRALRMFGESECLKLKPNFTILDAGESESLMKRTVEAEDKLFFKDKTNPKPGPLFNVISLSRNTQKSLAETVSEHFPQYNDIAVALPTFAKVYAEAKREQNVLDYDDLLELWLKLLTEDPKVADYFGNRFRHLLVDEYQDTNTIQSQIIDALAPHHRIMAVGDDAQCIYSWRGADFANIMTFPERHPNTALHRIETNYRSTPQILNLANGVLEAQPAGRHFDKELRAHRANSMKPYVVQTMDDREQAEFLVKRIRSLVEDDGVSPNEIAVLYRSHFVALETQLTFSRTGVPYQITSGVKFFERQHVRDLVGILRFIYNPTDESAWHRIACLLPKVGEKSAHKIYHAALDHARLMQQDFIDALTTDDVKSKVPKGAKDEWPSFCASLRQTADAMREEPPQVTVEVAMDGWYGDYLKGAYADYMDRIDELTALSGFAARFDAMQDLLAQIVLLNGETSDRAVEPNQEAIKLTTIHQAKGLEYDIVFVIGCADGLFPGRRAIEANDVEEERRLFYVAVTRAKNELYLCYPKIATKAGPGGMLLTPSRFLQELDPSLYDALRIKRAHGW, encoded by the coding sequence ATGGATTTCATTCTCGATCGCGACGACGACGCCCCCACTGGCCCCGGCTACCCGCCCATCGACTTTCGTGCGGCCCTCAACGACGAGCAGTTCAACGCCGTCACTGCACCTCCCGGCCCGCTGCTCGTGCTCGCCGGCGCCGGCTCCGGCAAGACGCGCACCCTCACCTATCGGGTCGCCTGGCTGCTCCATCAGGGCGTGCCCCCCGGCGAGATCATGCTGCTCACCTTCACCAACAAAGCCTCCAAGGAGATGCTGCACCGCGTGCACGACCTCACCGGCGAGGATGCCCGCCGCTTCTGGGGCGGCACGTTCCACTCTCTCGGCAACCGCGCCCTGCGCATGTTTGGCGAGTCCGAGTGCCTCAAACTCAAACCCAACTTCACCATCCTCGACGCCGGAGAATCCGAGTCGCTGATGAAGCGCACCGTCGAGGCCGAGGACAAATTGTTCTTCAAAGACAAGACCAACCCCAAGCCAGGCCCGCTCTTCAACGTCATCTCGCTCTCACGCAACACGCAGAAGTCCCTCGCCGAGACCGTCAGCGAACACTTCCCCCAATACAACGACATCGCCGTCGCGTTGCCCACCTTTGCCAAGGTCTACGCCGAGGCCAAGCGCGAGCAAAACGTGCTCGATTACGACGACCTTCTCGAGCTCTGGCTCAAGCTCCTCACCGAGGACCCAAAGGTCGCCGACTATTTCGGCAACCGCTTCCGCCACCTGCTCGTCGACGAGTATCAGGACACCAACACGATCCAGTCGCAGATCATCGACGCCCTCGCGCCGCACCATCGCATCATGGCGGTCGGCGACGACGCCCAGTGCATCTACTCCTGGCGCGGGGCCGACTTCGCCAACATCATGACGTTCCCGGAGCGTCATCCCAACACGGCCCTGCACCGCATCGAGACCAACTACCGCTCGACCCCCCAGATTCTCAATCTCGCCAACGGCGTGCTCGAAGCCCAGCCCGCCGGACGTCACTTCGACAAGGAACTGCGCGCCCACCGCGCCAACTCCATGAAGCCCTATGTCGTCCAAACCATGGACGACCGCGAACAAGCCGAGTTCCTCGTCAAACGCATCCGCTCCCTCGTCGAAGACGACGGCGTATCGCCCAACGAAATCGCCGTGCTCTACCGCTCGCACTTCGTCGCCCTCGAGACGCAACTCACCTTCTCGCGCACCGGCGTGCCGTATCAAATCACTTCCGGCGTCAAATTTTTCGAACGCCAACACGTGCGCGACCTCGTCGGCATTCTGCGGTTCATCTATAATCCGACCGACGAATCTGCCTGGCACCGCATCGCCTGCCTCCTCCCCAAAGTCGGCGAAAAAAGCGCGCATAAGATTTATCACGCCGCCCTCGATCACGCCCGGCTCATGCAGCAAGACTTCATCGACGCGCTCACCACCGACGACGTGAAAAGCAAGGTCCCCAAAGGCGCCAAAGACGAATGGCCCAGCTTCTGCGCCTCGCTCCGCCAGACGGCCGACGCCATGCGCGAAGAACCGCCGCAAGTGACCGTCGAAGTGGCGATGGACGGCTGGTATGGCGACTACCTCAAAGGTGCCTACGCCGACTACATGGACCGCATCGACGAGCTCACCGCGCTCTCCGGTTTCGCCGCGCGCTTCGACGCCATGCAAGACCTGCTCGCGCAAATCGTCCTGCTCAACGGCGAGACCAGCGACCGCGCCGTCGAGCCCAATCAAGAGGCCATCAAGCTCACCACGATTCACCAAGCCAAGGGGCTCGAATACGACATCGTCTTCGTCATCGGCTGCGCCGACGGCTTGTTCCCCGGCCGCCGCGCGATCGAAGCCAACGACGTCGAAGAAGAACGCCGCCTCTTCTACGTCGCGGTGACCCGAGCCAAGAACGAACTCTACCTCTGCTACCCCAAGATCGCCACCAAGGCCGGTCCCGGCGGCATGCTGCTCACCCCCTCCCGCTTCCTCCAAGAATTGGATCCGTCCCTCTACGACGCCCTCCGCATCAAACGCGCCCACGGCTGGTAA
- a CDS encoding immunoglobulin domain-containing protein produces MSIPFRSNLLLAFAGSLLFATGLHAVVFLQVESDGNLTNRSTHFAPGSTIRIHPDQNTPTDGPIYQWVHNGSPVSGAVERELELANLSSADSGNYRLQVTTGTRTEMSTNTIVINVVPPSPAIVDTSFSAAADTPRGTIVALRGDGTVFLRSGNSADPARLVTKLAPDGTLLHTTHLAADSGTVLAVLADDSIITATAPHHVAPDGVALSFSLPADFDAAQPLSEVRVATDGSFFVRQGDHLAHFQSDGSVDSGFEFSAPATAMLKGFDLDHLNRPLIRLRYPNPERPTDYTYGTDRTARLKVDGTVDPNFVGPRSQVLYSHLYLYPLNDGRCVVFEIYHGYNKIFVIQETGGSVPGISPVEWLPSTEPPEVDRSTGLIYFLPYSPDPVRYRLSSTGIVADDSFYAGYQRDYTGSYSLAPNGSLFVTGDFSTWENHATTHLARLRTDVSLHDMLPPYANIGGDDNIARGENITLSAHVTGTGPFTYQWLALDGQPLPTDPTSPTLAISDVQLENLGRYQLRTSGPGGTTLSNVGKLAGEHSVVGLANLSGRAVPGDGERAMVAGFSVSRSAAGTPSFYMLRGVGPSLLDHGIAAPLSDPSLTVFSADAEEIAANDNWTSDSTNHSQIIGRSAQFGAFPLRDPSLDAAFQVGVQETSHLTVHLNKTAGDEGPALLEIYEIADFQDSSRPANLVNLSLRAHAGPGDATAVAGFVLTDPLGYQRPARVLVRAIGPSLSNFNITQPLPDPVMTLHHANGDAIATVDNWGDDSDADGLAATMAEVGAFALERESLDSALVLELSPGPYTLSVTDPEQRTGVVILEIYLVP; encoded by the coding sequence ATGTCCATTCCCTTTCGCTCAAATTTACTCCTCGCTTTCGCCGGTTCACTCCTGTTCGCGACCGGACTCCACGCGGTCGTCTTTCTTCAAGTCGAGTCCGATGGCAACCTCACCAATCGGAGCACCCATTTCGCTCCGGGATCGACCATCCGAATTCACCCCGACCAAAACACGCCGACCGACGGACCGATCTACCAATGGGTCCACAACGGTTCCCCGGTCTCCGGCGCGGTGGAACGCGAACTGGAGCTCGCCAACCTGAGCTCGGCAGACAGCGGAAACTACCGCCTGCAGGTGACTACCGGCACCCGCACGGAAATGAGCACCAACACGATCGTCATCAATGTCGTGCCCCCATCGCCCGCAATCGTTGATACGTCTTTCAGCGCCGCCGCCGACACTCCCCGCGGGACTATCGTGGCCCTGCGGGGAGACGGCACCGTGTTTCTCCGTTCGGGAAACTCCGCCGACCCAGCGCGCCTAGTAACAAAATTAGCGCCCGACGGGACTTTGCTCCACACCACGCATCTGGCCGCCGACTCTGGCACGGTCCTGGCGGTATTGGCGGATGATAGCATTATCACCGCCACGGCACCTCACCACGTGGCTCCCGACGGTGTGGCGCTCTCGTTCAGTCTGCCCGCAGATTTCGACGCCGCCCAACCCTTAAGCGAAGTGCGCGTCGCGACCGACGGGAGTTTTTTTGTGCGACAGGGCGATCACCTCGCGCACTTCCAATCCGATGGCAGCGTGGACTCGGGGTTCGAATTCAGCGCACCCGCCACCGCCATGCTCAAAGGGTTCGATCTGGATCATCTCAATCGTCCGTTGATCAGACTGCGCTACCCCAACCCCGAACGCCCGACCGACTACACCTACGGAACGGATCGCACGGCTCGGCTGAAGGTCGATGGCACCGTGGACCCCAATTTTGTCGGTCCCCGCTCGCAAGTGCTCTACAGTCACCTTTACCTCTATCCGCTCAACGATGGCCGCTGCGTCGTGTTTGAGATCTACCACGGCTACAATAAGATCTTTGTGATTCAGGAAACCGGCGGAAGTGTTCCCGGCATTTCCCCGGTGGAATGGCTGCCATCCACCGAACCACCCGAAGTCGATCGCTCCACCGGACTGATCTACTTTCTGCCCTACTCCCCGGATCCCGTCCGATATCGCCTGAGCTCCACTGGCATCGTGGCTGACGACAGTTTTTACGCCGGCTACCAACGAGACTACACCGGCTCCTATAGTCTGGCCCCGAATGGCAGCCTCTTTGTCACCGGTGATTTTTCCACTTGGGAAAACCACGCGACGACCCATCTCGCCCGACTGCGCACCGACGTGAGCCTCCATGATATGCTGCCCCCCTACGCCAACATCGGAGGCGACGACAACATCGCCCGCGGCGAAAACATCACCCTCTCGGCCCATGTCACCGGCACGGGGCCGTTCACCTACCAATGGTTGGCTTTGGACGGTCAACCGCTCCCGACCGACCCCACATCACCCACGTTGGCGATTTCCGACGTCCAACTTGAAAACCTCGGCCGCTACCAACTGCGAACCTCCGGCCCCGGCGGCACGACGCTCAGCAACGTCGGCAAACTCGCAGGTGAACACTCCGTCGTTGGCCTGGCCAACCTGTCCGGCCGGGCCGTGCCCGGTGATGGGGAGCGCGCCATGGTGGCGGGATTCAGCGTGAGCCGATCGGCGGCAGGCACACCCAGTTTCTACATGTTGCGCGGCGTCGGACCGTCGCTGCTCGACCACGGAATCGCCGCGCCGTTGAGCGACCCCAGCCTGACAGTATTTTCAGCCGACGCGGAAGAGATTGCCGCCAACGACAACTGGACGAGCGATTCCACCAACCACAGCCAAATCATCGGTCGCAGCGCGCAGTTCGGGGCCTTCCCGCTGCGCGATCCGAGCCTCGACGCCGCCTTCCAAGTGGGCGTGCAGGAAACCAGTCACCTGACCGTGCACCTGAACAAAACGGCTGGCGATGAAGGACCAGCGTTGTTGGAAATCTACGAAATCGCTGACTTTCAGGACAGCAGTCGTCCCGCGAATCTGGTCAACCTTTCGCTCCGAGCTCACGCGGGACCCGGCGACGCCACGGCCGTGGCCGGCTTTGTCCTGACCGATCCCCTCGGCTACCAGCGCCCGGCCCGGGTCCTCGTGCGCGCGATCGGTCCTTCCTTGAGCAACTTCAACATCACTCAACCCCTGCCCGATCCCGTGATGACGTTACATCACGCAAACGGCGACGCCATCGCAACGGTGGACAACTGGGGTGACGACAGTGATGCCGATGGCCTCGCTGCCACGATGGCCGAAGTCGGCGCATTCGCCTTGGAACGCGAATCACTCGACAGCGCACTGGTGCTCGAACTGTCCCCCGGTCCCTACACCCTCTCGGTCACCGACCCGGAACAGCGCACCGGCGTCGTGATCTTGGAAATCTACCTCGTGCCCTAA